From a region of the Methylomonas rapida genome:
- the greA gene encoding transcription elongation factor GreA yields MQKFPLTVTGANKLRAELEELKTVIRPRIIQAIAEAREHGDLKENAEYHAAREQQSFAEGRIAEIEGKLANANIIDVTKTDANGKVVFGATVKIEDLDSGKEVTYQIVGEDEANIKEGRISVGSPIARALIGKEEGDTVIVKAPGGDIEYEIIAVEYI; encoded by the coding sequence ATGCAAAAATTTCCACTGACAGTGACGGGCGCCAACAAACTGCGCGCCGAACTGGAAGAACTGAAGACCGTGATCAGGCCTCGCATCATTCAGGCCATCGCCGAAGCCCGCGAACACGGTGATTTGAAGGAAAACGCCGAATACCATGCGGCCCGCGAGCAACAAAGTTTCGCGGAAGGCCGGATTGCCGAAATCGAAGGCAAGTTGGCCAATGCCAATATCATCGATGTGACCAAAACCGATGCCAATGGCAAGGTGGTATTCGGGGCGACCGTGAAAATCGAGGATCTGGATTCCGGCAAGGAAGTGACTTATCAGATCGTTGGCGAAGACGAGGCCAATATCAAGGAAGGACGTATTTCGGTGGGTTCGCCGATTGCGCGGGCGCTGATCGGCAAGGAAGAAGGCGATACCGTTATCGTTAAAGCGCCTGGTGGCGATATCGAGTACGAAATCATTGCGGTCGAGTATATTTAG
- the carB gene encoding carbamoyl-phosphate synthase large subunit, giving the protein MPKRTDIKSILLLGAGPIVIGQACEFDYSGTQACKALREEGYRVILVNSNPATIMTDPEMADAIYIEPIDWQTVEKIIEKERPDAVLPTMGGQTALNCALALDKHGVLEKYGVEMIGATKEAINKAEDRDLFNQAMRKIGLEVARSKVAHSMEEAFAAQEEVGYPTIIRPSFTMGGSGGGIAYNREEFIEICERGLYLSPTNELLIEESVLGWKEFEMEVVRDRKDNCIIVCSIENFDPMGVHTGDSITVAPAQTLTDKEYQILRNASLAVLREIGVDTGGSNVQFALNPENGRLIVIEMNPRVSRSSALASKATGFPIAKVAAKLAVGYTLDELKNEITGGKTPASFEPTIDYVVTKVPRFAFEKFPQANDRLTTQMKSVGEVMAIGRTFQESLQKALRGLEIGVDGLDEITDLNDVNAEDTILRELRYPGPHRLWYLADAFRAGLSFDEIHQACRIEPWFLAQVEDLIATEKTLSTKTLATLEPGELLRLKRKGFSDRRLAKLLEANESEVRNVRHKKGIRPVYKRIDSCAAEFASDTAYLYSTYEQECEANPSSKEKIIILGGGPNRIGQGIEFDYCCVHAALALREDGYETIMVNCNPETVSTDFDTSDRLYFEPLTLEDVLEIIELEKPKGVIVQYGGQTPLKLARALEAAGAPIIGTSPDSIDLAEDRERFQKLLERLNLLQPPNATARSVEQAVNSAKELGYPLVVRPSYVLGGRAMEIVFNEEGLRRYMKEAVSVSNDSPVLLDRFLDDAVEMDVDAIYDGETVLIGGLMEHIEQAGVHSGDSACSIPPYDLPVHIQDQLRAQVAKMAEALGVCGLMNTQFAIQGETIYVLEVNPRASRTAPFVSKATGYPLAKIAARCMVGKSLKEQGITEERIPEYFSVKEAVFPFIKFPGVDPLLGPEMKSTGEVMGVGKTFGEAFAKSQRASGVDLSHSGKVLISIRDADKPKLPELARMLIAKNYEIVATRGTARVLKEAGIPCQEIFKVNEGRPNTVDMIKNGEIQLIVNTTEGVKAVADSFTMRREALQRKVTYYTTMAGARAACYALGELDAGDVNCLQDLHKAFNP; this is encoded by the coding sequence ATGCCAAAAAGAACCGACATAAAATCGATTTTACTGCTGGGCGCCGGCCCCATCGTCATCGGCCAGGCTTGCGAGTTTGATTACTCCGGCACGCAGGCTTGCAAAGCCCTGCGCGAAGAAGGCTATCGGGTGATTCTGGTCAACTCCAATCCCGCCACCATCATGACCGACCCCGAAATGGCCGATGCGATTTATATCGAGCCGATCGATTGGCAAACAGTTGAAAAAATCATCGAAAAGGAACGCCCCGACGCGGTTCTGCCGACCATGGGCGGTCAAACCGCTTTGAACTGTGCGCTGGCGCTGGATAAGCACGGCGTGCTGGAAAAATACGGCGTCGAAATGATAGGTGCCACCAAAGAAGCCATCAACAAGGCCGAAGATCGCGATTTGTTCAACCAGGCCATGCGCAAAATCGGCCTGGAAGTGGCGCGCTCCAAAGTGGCGCACAGCATGGAAGAGGCCTTCGCCGCGCAGGAAGAAGTCGGTTATCCGACCATCATCCGGCCGTCGTTCACGATGGGCGGCAGCGGCGGTGGTATCGCTTACAACCGCGAGGAATTCATCGAGATTTGCGAACGCGGCCTGTATCTGTCGCCGACCAACGAATTGTTGATCGAAGAGTCCGTTCTGGGCTGGAAAGAGTTCGAAATGGAAGTGGTGCGCGATCGGAAAGACAATTGCATCATCGTTTGCTCGATCGAAAACTTCGATCCGATGGGCGTGCATACCGGTGACTCGATAACCGTCGCGCCGGCACAAACCTTGACCGACAAGGAATATCAGATTCTGCGTAACGCCTCGTTAGCGGTGCTGCGCGAGATCGGCGTCGATACCGGCGGCTCGAACGTGCAGTTTGCTTTGAATCCGGAAAACGGCCGTCTGATCGTCATCGAAATGAACCCGAGGGTGTCACGTTCCTCGGCGCTGGCTTCTAAAGCTACGGGCTTCCCGATCGCCAAGGTCGCCGCCAAACTGGCCGTGGGCTATACGCTCGACGAACTGAAAAACGAAATTACCGGCGGCAAAACGCCGGCTTCGTTCGAGCCGACCATCGATTACGTCGTGACCAAGGTGCCGCGCTTTGCCTTCGAAAAATTCCCGCAGGCCAACGACAGGTTGACCACGCAGATGAAATCGGTCGGCGAGGTGATGGCGATTGGCCGCACGTTCCAGGAGTCGCTGCAAAAAGCCTTGCGGGGTCTGGAAATCGGCGTGGATGGGCTGGATGAAATCACCGATTTGAACGACGTCAATGCCGAAGACACAATCCTGCGCGAACTGCGTTATCCGGGCCCGCACCGGCTCTGGTATCTGGCCGATGCCTTTCGTGCCGGCTTGAGTTTTGACGAGATTCATCAGGCCTGCCGCATCGAACCGTGGTTTCTGGCCCAGGTCGAGGATTTGATCGCCACCGAAAAAACCTTGTCGACCAAAACGCTGGCGACCTTGGAGCCGGGCGAATTGCTGCGTCTGAAACGCAAAGGCTTTTCCGATCGGCGTCTGGCGAAACTGTTGGAAGCCAATGAATCCGAGGTGCGCAACGTGCGCCACAAAAAAGGCATACGCCCGGTTTACAAGCGCATCGATTCCTGCGCGGCGGAATTTGCTTCCGATACGGCCTATCTGTATTCGACGTATGAGCAGGAATGCGAAGCCAATCCATCCTCCAAAGAGAAGATCATCATTTTGGGCGGTGGCCCGAACCGTATCGGTCAAGGTATAGAATTTGACTACTGCTGCGTGCATGCGGCGTTGGCGCTGCGTGAAGACGGCTACGAAACCATCATGGTCAATTGCAACCCAGAAACCGTATCGACCGACTTCGATACGTCGGACAGATTGTATTTCGAGCCGTTGACGCTGGAAGACGTACTGGAAATCATCGAATTGGAAAAGCCCAAGGGCGTGATCGTGCAATACGGCGGGCAAACCCCGTTGAAGCTGGCGCGCGCCCTGGAAGCCGCCGGTGCGCCGATTATCGGCACTTCGCCGGATTCCATCGACTTGGCCGAGGATCGCGAACGTTTCCAGAAATTATTGGAACGCCTGAATCTGTTGCAACCGCCCAATGCTACCGCGCGTTCAGTCGAGCAGGCCGTCAATTCCGCCAAAGAATTGGGTTATCCCTTGGTCGTGCGGCCGTCCTACGTGTTGGGTGGACGGGCGATGGAGATCGTGTTCAACGAGGAAGGCTTGCGCCGTTATATGAAGGAAGCAGTCAGTGTTTCCAACGATTCTCCAGTGTTGCTGGACCGATTCCTCGACGATGCGGTGGAAATGGACGTCGATGCGATTTACGACGGCGAGACCGTGTTGATCGGCGGCTTGATGGAACACATCGAGCAGGCCGGCGTGCATTCCGGCGACTCGGCCTGCTCGATTCCGCCTTATGACTTGCCTGTGCATATTCAGGATCAATTGCGCGCCCAGGTCGCCAAAATGGCCGAAGCCTTGGGCGTGTGCGGCTTGATGAACACGCAGTTTGCGATTCAGGGCGAAACGATTTATGTGCTGGAGGTCAACCCGCGCGCATCGAGAACCGCGCCGTTCGTTTCCAAGGCTACCGGTTATCCGCTGGCCAAGATCGCTGCCCGCTGCATGGTCGGCAAGTCCCTGAAAGAGCAGGGCATTACCGAAGAACGCATCCCGGAATACTTCTCGGTCAAGGAGGCGGTATTCCCGTTCATCAAATTCCCCGGCGTCGATCCGCTGTTGGGGCCGGAAATGAAATCCACCGGCGAGGTGATGGGGGTTGGTAAAACGTTCGGTGAAGCCTTCGCCAAGTCGCAACGCGCTTCCGGGGTGGATTTGAGTCACAGCGGCAAGGTGCTGATCAGCATCCGTGACGCCGATAAGCCGAAATTGCCGGAATTGGCCAGAATGCTGATTGCCAAGAATTACGAGATCGTCGCTACTCGCGGTACCGCAAGGGTCTTGAAAGAAGCCGGCATTCCCTGTCAGGAAATCTTCAAGGTGAACGAAGGCCGGCCGAACACCGTGGACATGATCAAGAATGGGGAAATCCAGTTGATCGTCAACACCACCGAAGGCGTAAAAGCCGTGGCCGATTCGTTTACGATGCGCCGTGAAGCCTTGCAACGTAAAGTTACTTATTACACGACGATGGCCGGCGCCAGGGCAGCGTGTTATGCACTGGGCGAACTCGATGCCGGCGACGTGAATTGCCTGCAGGATTTACACAAGGCTTTTAATCCTTAA
- the yhbY gene encoding ribosome assembly RNA-binding protein YhbY: MNPIEKKKLKAQAHPLNPVVMIGQAGLTPAVINEINLALDAHELIKVKIRAERDDRNVIREQICSETGAELVQSIGQIAVLYRKNPKK; encoded by the coding sequence GTGAATCCTATCGAAAAGAAAAAGCTGAAGGCCCAAGCCCATCCGCTAAATCCCGTGGTGATGATTGGGCAAGCTGGCTTGACGCCCGCGGTAATCAACGAGATCAATCTGGCACTGGATGCCCATGAACTGATCAAGGTCAAAATTCGCGCCGAAAGAGATGACCGTAATGTCATCCGAGAACAAATCTGCTCGGAAACCGGGGCAGAATTGGTTCAGTCCATTGGCCAAATCGCCGTGCTTTATCGAAAAAATCCCAAGAAGTGA
- the rlmE gene encoding 23S rRNA (uridine(2552)-2'-O)-methyltransferase RlmE, whose product MARTKSSHQWMQEHFQDEYVKKAQALGYRSRAVFKLIEIQEKDKIIRPGINIVDLGAAPGGWSEYARKLVGKNDKIVALDLLEIEPIAGVEFIQGDFREDEVLEKLFKVLDGQPVHLLLSDMAPNISGNREMDQPRSIYLGELALDAAHHILVRGGTFLIKMFQGAGFDEYLNQVKQNFTSVVIRKPKASRARSNEVYILAKGFK is encoded by the coding sequence ATGGCACGCACGAAAAGTAGTCACCAGTGGATGCAGGAGCATTTTCAGGACGAATATGTCAAAAAGGCCCAGGCGTTGGGCTACAGGTCGCGCGCGGTATTCAAGCTGATCGAAATCCAGGAGAAGGATAAAATCATTCGTCCAGGGATTAATATCGTCGATTTGGGCGCGGCTCCCGGTGGTTGGTCGGAATATGCGCGGAAGCTCGTCGGCAAAAACGACAAGATCGTGGCACTGGATTTGCTTGAGATCGAGCCGATTGCCGGCGTCGAATTTATTCAGGGTGATTTTAGGGAGGATGAGGTATTGGAAAAACTGTTTAAAGTGCTGGACGGTCAACCGGTGCACTTGTTATTGTCGGACATGGCACCCAATATCAGTGGAAATAGGGAAATGGATCAGCCCAGATCGATTTATCTGGGCGAGCTTGCGCTGGATGCTGCCCATCATATACTGGTCAGGGGCGGCACGTTTTTGATTAAAATGTTCCAGGGGGCTGGTTTTGACGAGTATCTGAATCAAGTCAAGCAAAATTTCACGAGTGTGGTGATCCGCAAGCCGAAAGCGTCGCGAGCGCGGAGCAACGAAGTGTATATTTTGGCAAAAGGTTTCAAATAG